A genomic window from Caldicellulosiruptor kronotskyensis 2002 includes:
- a CDS encoding carbohydrate ABC transporter permease, giving the protein MKIKKGVSEIIFDIFNYIFLGLLCFTFLYPMLYVLFASFSNPIKLMAYRGPLLKPLDFSVEAYKLLLSYPMIWIGYRNTIIYVVLGTAINILLTTMGGYVLSRRNLKLKNPIMFFIAFTMYFSGGMIPTYLLVQSLGMIDTIWAMIIPGAISTTNLIIMRTGFHSVPDSLEESARIDGAGDWTILFRIMIPLAMPMIAVMILFYAVGHWNAFFNAIIYLRSRDLYPLQLVLREILIMNSTENMTTGISDASDRFAITELIKYAAIIVATVPILCIYPFLQKYFVKGVMIGAIKE; this is encoded by the coding sequence GTGAAGATAAAAAAAGGAGTTAGCGAGATAATATTTGACATCTTCAACTACATATTCTTAGGACTGCTTTGTTTCACATTTTTATATCCCATGCTCTATGTATTATTTGCCTCATTTAGCAATCCGATAAAACTCATGGCATACAGAGGACCTCTTTTAAAGCCGCTTGACTTTTCTGTTGAGGCATACAAGTTGCTTCTCAGCTACCCTATGATTTGGATAGGCTACAGAAACACAATCATCTACGTTGTGCTTGGAACTGCCATAAATATTCTTCTTACCACAATGGGCGGATATGTTCTTTCAAGAAGGAATCTAAAACTAAAAAATCCCATCATGTTCTTCATCGCATTTACTATGTACTTTAGCGGTGGTATGATCCCAACATACCTGCTTGTTCAGTCGCTGGGGATGATAGACACAATTTGGGCGATGATAATCCCAGGTGCTATTTCAACAACAAACCTGATTATAATGAGGACAGGGTTTCATTCTGTGCCAGACAGTTTGGAAGAGTCTGCAAGGATAGATGGAGCTGGGGACTGGACAATACTTTTTAGAATCATGATACCACTTGCAATGCCAATGATAGCGGTAATGATTCTCTTTTATGCAGTAGGTCACTGGAACGCGTTTTTCAATGCGATTATATACCTGCGCTCAAGGGATTTGTATCCACTTCAGCTTGTTTTAAGAGAGATACTTATTATGAACAGCACAGAGAATATGACAACAGGAATTTCAGATGCATCTGACCGGTTTGCTATAACAGAGCTTATAAAGTATGCGGCGATAATTGTTGCTACGGTACCAATACTTTGTATTTATCCCTTCTTACAAAAATACTTTGTGAAAGGTGTTATGATTGGTGCTATAAAAGAGTGA
- a CDS encoding ABC transporter permease, producing the protein MARQINSKKQGQSELLRDLKRNKNLYLMLLPIVAYYFIFHYIPMYGVQIAFKDFTPAKGILGSPWVGLEKFREFFVYDSYYVWRIIRNTILLNVYDIIFGFPAPIIFALLLNEIKNSVYKRTLQTISYMPHFISTVVIVGIILDFFSRDGLINQILKSLGILSEPISFMTEPGWFRPIYVGSGIWQQLGWNSIIYLAAISNIDPQLYEAALIDGAGRFKQAIYVTLPGILPTIVILFILRMGSIMNVGFEKVYLMYNPLTYETADVISTYVYRKGLLEMDYSYGAAVGLFNSLINFMFVVMANQLSKKFTETSLW; encoded by the coding sequence ATGGCCCGACAGATAAATTCAAAAAAACAGGGACAGTCAGAATTGTTACGTGACTTAAAGCGTAATAAAAATCTTTATCTAATGCTTTTGCCAATAGTTGCTTACTATTTTATATTTCACTACATACCCATGTATGGTGTACAGATAGCATTTAAAGATTTTACTCCGGCAAAGGGTATTTTAGGCAGTCCATGGGTTGGATTGGAAAAGTTCAGGGAGTTTTTTGTATACGATAGTTATTATGTTTGGCGAATCATAAGAAATACAATTCTATTAAATGTTTACGATATAATTTTTGGATTTCCTGCACCAATAATTTTTGCTTTGCTTTTAAACGAGATAAAAAACAGTGTGTACAAAAGAACATTGCAAACAATAAGTTATATGCCGCACTTTATTTCAACCGTTGTTATTGTTGGTATAATCCTTGACTTCTTCTCTCGCGATGGTCTTATAAATCAAATATTAAAATCATTGGGTATTTTAAGTGAACCCATTTCATTCATGACTGAACCTGGGTGGTTCAGACCTATCTATGTTGGTTCTGGAATTTGGCAGCAGCTTGGATGGAATTCCATAATATATCTTGCAGCAATATCAAATATTGATCCTCAACTTTATGAAGCAGCCCTAATTGATGGTGCTGGACGCTTTAAGCAGGCAATATATGTAACCTTGCCGGGGATATTGCCTACAATAGTGATACTCTTCATTTTGAGGATGGGAAGCATTATGAATGTTGGATTTGAAAAGGTGTATTTGATGTACAACCCGCTCACATATGAAACGGCAGATGTAATTTCGACATATGTTTATCGAAAAGGACTTTTGGAGATGGACTATAGCTATGGTGCAGCTGTTGGACTTTTCAATTCATTAATAAATTTCATGTTTGTTGTAATGGCAAATCAGCTGAGCAAAAAATTTACTGAAACTTCTCTGTGGTAA
- a CDS encoding helix-turn-helix domain-containing protein, which yields MLKFLKNRDFLVKLLLSYFLVFFIPFVAGLYAYYNGYSISLNNLKSYSKAIMTNLPSKINDVTLRPLELIEESINASPFYLTLISNHNLLASKNDIILDIRNFTQQLMLYYTSPFILEIGIYIPFENIIITPNFFESSKLYYDYIIRPIDTDYLDWLNLLNKSYNRYFMPMSFLIRGQPRSTILFLHSLPYWTFQDKKATLFILLDEEKLNDFIKSNVLYENSNIYVLNSDNTTLTQYVPDKNIDSLLKDTIKNSFTENSLTEMKTKKDKIILYYKSDMYQWKYIIAISSQSFFKPINNMKIYLLLYFIFSLILGLPTIVLLSLKSYRPVDEIKNILVSKFKKQKLSYPYSEGIENIEDKSEMIKLKELASLLVAEEEFLRKQINEFLPTLQNWFLEHLLVGNIPSAISEKEVFEKYQIKFDSDLFMVILVEIYDCQNFELQKDITDYSFVRFIIFNILNEVLTSQNNKVYNVILGEKKLGIILNIVDHNDTVDSIVGRLEYGKNFIQSNFAILLTIGVSTIKKGISAINTCFEEAEKALSLKFISGNVKIYKFSDALSQLKDETLSFITPEMENRILECILNGNKASLEEIFKNIHSKIFVSDNIPIIQAKLLCVNLYILYENACRLINYKSSSELFKIIENEIITKTNTLTLDDLFFKIQDNFISLAEFVKNNQLSFRFTLVEKVKTYIDEMYNDPNLSLSLIAEKFNITPQYLSSLFKEKTGQNLSDYITHLRIEKAKLLLTQTNYSVNEIALKVGYIYPNSFINVFKKKVGLSPTKYRTLYSSQN from the coding sequence ATGCTCAAATTTCTAAAAAATAGAGATTTTTTGGTAAAGTTATTATTATCATATTTTTTGGTGTTTTTCATTCCATTTGTAGCAGGGTTATATGCTTATTACAATGGATATTCCATTTCTTTAAACAACTTAAAATCATATAGCAAAGCAATCATGACAAATCTGCCTTCAAAAATAAATGATGTAACCTTAAGACCTTTAGAGCTAATAGAGGAAAGCATAAATGCAAGTCCATTTTATTTGACTTTAATATCAAACCACAATCTCCTTGCCTCTAAAAATGACATCATACTTGATATCCGCAACTTTACCCAGCAGCTTATGCTTTATTATACTTCTCCATTCATCTTAGAAATTGGAATTTACATACCTTTTGAAAATATCATTATAACCCCAAATTTTTTTGAATCAAGTAAGTTATATTACGATTACATAATTCGACCAATAGATACAGATTATTTAGATTGGCTAAATCTTTTGAATAAATCGTATAACAGGTATTTTATGCCCATGAGTTTTCTAATTAGAGGTCAACCAAGAAGCACAATACTTTTCTTGCATTCACTGCCCTATTGGACTTTTCAGGACAAGAAGGCAACTTTATTTATCCTGTTAGATGAAGAAAAGTTAAATGATTTTATCAAAAGCAATGTTCTTTATGAAAACAGTAACATATATGTTTTGAACTCTGACAATACAACTTTAACCCAGTATGTTCCAGACAAAAATATTGATTCTTTATTGAAAGACACTATTAAAAACTCTTTCACAGAAAATTCTCTAACCGAGATGAAGACTAAAAAAGATAAGATAATTTTGTATTACAAAAGTGATATGTACCAGTGGAAATACATAATAGCAATATCTTCGCAGTCTTTTTTTAAACCTATAAATAATATGAAGATATACCTGCTACTTTACTTTATCTTCTCACTGATCTTAGGACTACCAACAATTGTGCTTCTTTCTTTAAAAAGCTACAGACCTGTAGATGAAATCAAAAATATTCTGGTTTCCAAGTTTAAAAAACAAAAATTGTCCTATCCATATTCAGAGGGTATAGAAAACATTGAAGATAAAAGCGAAATGATAAAATTAAAAGAACTTGCAAGTTTACTAGTAGCAGAAGAAGAGTTTTTGAGAAAACAAATAAATGAATTTCTGCCTACCTTGCAAAACTGGTTTTTAGAACATTTGTTGGTAGGCAATATCCCCTCAGCTATATCCGAAAAAGAAGTGTTTGAAAAATATCAGATAAAATTTGATTCAGACTTATTTATGGTAATACTTGTTGAGATATATGATTGTCAGAACTTTGAGCTTCAAAAAGATATTACAGATTATAGCTTTGTCCGTTTTATAATTTTCAATATCTTAAACGAGGTGCTAACAAGCCAGAATAACAAAGTTTACAACGTGATTTTAGGAGAAAAAAAGTTGGGAATAATATTAAATATTGTTGACCATAACGACACGGTAGATTCTATCGTGGGTAGATTGGAATATGGCAAAAACTTTATCCAAAGCAACTTCGCAATTCTTCTTACCATTGGTGTGAGCACAATTAAAAAAGGAATTTCTGCCATCAATACCTGCTTTGAAGAAGCAGAAAAGGCCTTGAGTTTAAAGTTTATATCAGGTAACGTCAAAATCTATAAATTTAGTGATGCCTTATCTCAGCTGAAGGATGAAACTTTATCATTTATCACTCCTGAAATGGAAAATAGAATTCTTGAGTGTATCTTAAACGGTAACAAAGCATCTTTGGAAGAAATCTTTAAAAATATCCACTCTAAAATATTTGTGTCTGACAACATTCCAATAATTCAAGCAAAGCTTTTATGTGTCAATCTTTATATTCTCTACGAAAATGCTTGCAGGCTTATTAACTATAAATCTTCTTCAGAGCTGTTTAAAATCATTGAAAATGAAATCATAACAAAAACAAATACACTCACGCTTGATGATTTGTTTTTTAAGATTCAAGACAATTTTATAAGTCTTGCAGAATTTGTAAAGAATAATCAGTTATCTTTCCGTTTTACTCTTGTTGAAAAAGTAAAGACATACATAGATGAGATGTATAATGACCCAAACCTGTCTTTATCTTTGATTGCTGAAAAGTTTAATATAACTCCTCAGTATTTATCATCATTGTTTAAAGAAAAAACTGGTCAAAACCTGAGCGATTATATTACTCACCTGAGAATAGAAAAAGCTAAGCTATTGCTCACGCAAACCAACTATTCTGTAAATGAAATTGCTTTAAAAGTAGGATACATATACCCTAACAGTTTTATAAATGTCTTTAAGAAAAAGGTGGGACTTTCACCAACAAAGTACAGGACTCTTTATAGCTCTCAAAATTAA
- a CDS encoding extracellular solute-binding protein → MFARRMSKVIIWLVVIAFLSSMFIFYNVASAQSSKPVLTIFTWMDPKAAPVLKNYREMAVYQTIMKKFKVDLQFIHPAMGSENEQFNIMVASRQLPDIIDWHWFAYPGGPQKAIMDNVIIKLNPYMQYAPNLKKYFDTHPDIKKMATTDDGTIYMFPFIREDKINCTFYGPMIRKDWLEKLNLTVPETVDEWYKMLLAIKKNASKLNSKMPVYPFSADYWSANPRGVFDYCSFLVGAWGIKTDFYVDKNRVKFGPLQPEFKQFMSVLQKWWKDGLIDPDLLTMNRQAIQAKIMNDQIGAWLGLLGGTMGKFLQAKKGTEFDLVGAPYPTLKKGQVAELGQRDFPINGDGMAITPKCKNVQLAVKILDWGYSKEGYLAYNFGVEGRSYVMKNGIPTYTEAILNHSKLSAMEAIAQYGRVSWSGPFVQSKYYVNQMVAMLPQQKDALKEWTKPDNSKLLPPITFTPDEAAKISNIMNTVNTYYNEMFVKLLTGKSNDMNGFVNTLKRMRIDEALKIYQTAYERFMKKK, encoded by the coding sequence ATGTTTGCAAGAAGAATGAGTAAAGTGATAATTTGGCTGGTTGTAATAGCTTTTCTAAGTAGTATGTTTATCTTTTACAATGTAGCCTCGGCTCAATCAAGTAAACCGGTTCTTACTATTTTTACATGGATGGATCCTAAGGCAGCTCCGGTTTTAAAAAACTACAGAGAAATGGCTGTTTACCAAACAATTATGAAAAAATTCAAGGTAGATTTGCAATTTATTCACCCGGCAATGGGAAGCGAAAATGAACAGTTCAATATCATGGTAGCATCAAGACAGCTACCTGACATTATTGATTGGCACTGGTTTGCTTATCCAGGTGGTCCACAAAAGGCTATTATGGACAATGTGATAATTAAACTTAATCCTTACATGCAATATGCTCCTAATCTCAAAAAGTATTTTGACACACATCCAGACATCAAGAAAATGGCAACAACAGATGATGGAACAATCTATATGTTTCCATTTATAAGAGAAGATAAAATAAACTGCACATTTTACGGGCCTATGATCAGAAAAGACTGGTTAGAAAAGTTAAATCTAACCGTTCCTGAGACAGTTGATGAGTGGTATAAGATGCTTCTTGCAATTAAAAAGAATGCATCAAAACTAAATAGCAAAATGCCAGTCTATCCATTTTCAGCAGATTACTGGTCTGCAAATCCTCGAGGAGTTTTTGACTACTGCAGCTTTTTGGTAGGTGCATGGGGGATAAAAACTGACTTTTATGTTGATAAAAATAGAGTAAAATTTGGTCCGCTGCAACCAGAATTCAAACAGTTCATGTCAGTGCTTCAAAAATGGTGGAAAGATGGGCTTATTGACCCTGACCTTTTGACAATGAACCGTCAAGCAATACAGGCAAAGATAATGAATGACCAAATAGGTGCATGGCTTGGACTTTTGGGTGGAACAATGGGCAAATTTTTGCAGGCTAAAAAAGGCACAGAATTTGATTTAGTCGGGGCACCTTATCCAACTCTTAAAAAAGGCCAAGTTGCAGAGCTTGGACAAAGAGATTTCCCTATAAATGGTGATGGTATGGCTATTACTCCAAAATGCAAAAATGTCCAGCTTGCAGTCAAGATTTTAGACTGGGGTTACAGCAAAGAAGGGTATCTTGCTTACAACTTTGGTGTTGAAGGTAGATCCTATGTCATGAAAAATGGCATTCCAACATATACAGAAGCTATTCTTAATCATTCAAAACTTTCTGCTATGGAAGCAATTGCACAGTATGGCAGAGTATCATGGAGTGGTCCTTTTGTACAGTCAAAATATTATGTAAATCAGATGGTAGCTATGCTTCCACAGCAAAAGGATGCTTTAAAAGAATGGACAAAACCTGATAATTCTAAACTGTTGCCACCAATAACATTTACACCTGATGAGGCAGCAAAAATTAGCAACATCATGAACACTGTAAACACCTATTACAATGAGATGTTTGTAAAGCTCTTAACAGGAAAATCAAACGATATGAACGGTTTTGTAAACACATTAAAGAGAATGAGGATTGATGAGGCACTCAAGATCTATCAGACAGCATATGAGAGGTTCATGAAAAAGAAATAA
- a CDS encoding glycoside hydrolase family 30 protein codes for MFKKITCYITAKDCSIPLQQVDNIKECEKIEKESVITIEPSTTFQEVLGFGGALTEAAAVNILSLLPHQQEEILRGYFDPKEGLGYKLCRIHMNSCDFCVDSYSCDDVEGDTDLKHFNIERDKKMVIPLLKRIKEYCQDLKILVSPWSPPAWMKTNGDMCHGGKLKDEYKKTWAKFFCKFIKAYKEEGIEIWAVTVQNEPMATQVWESCIYTAEEERDFVKDYLGPTLEEEGLSHIKILIWDHNKDIIYDRVKTILSDKEAAKYVWGVAFHWYGGDHFDQLKKIKEEFPDVNLVFTEGCQEGGVKLGSWELGERYAHEIIGDFNSYTIGFMDWNIVLDTMGGPNHVGNFCDAPIIVDKDQKKIHYQNAYYYIGHFSKFIRPGAKVVKSSCSSSKLEVLAAKNQDDTLAVVVFNKNPEEIEFSMVIGEKIFCGKSPARSILTIVLEK; via the coding sequence ATGTTCAAGAAAATTACATGTTACATAACGGCAAAGGATTGCAGCATTCCCCTGCAGCAAGTAGACAATATAAAAGAGTGTGAGAAAATAGAAAAGGAGTCTGTTATAACAATTGAGCCATCCACTACATTTCAAGAGGTATTAGGTTTTGGTGGGGCACTTACAGAGGCTGCCGCGGTAAATATACTGTCACTTTTGCCACACCAGCAAGAAGAGATTTTAAGAGGGTACTTTGACCCAAAAGAGGGGCTTGGCTATAAGCTTTGTAGAATTCACATGAACAGCTGTGATTTTTGTGTTGATAGCTACAGCTGTGATGATGTTGAAGGTGATACCGATCTAAAACATTTTAACATTGAAAGAGACAAAAAGATGGTAATTCCTCTTTTAAAAAGAATAAAGGAATATTGTCAAGATCTCAAAATTCTCGTTTCACCTTGGAGTCCGCCTGCATGGATGAAGACAAACGGTGATATGTGCCATGGTGGAAAGCTAAAGGATGAGTATAAAAAAACATGGGCAAAGTTTTTCTGCAAATTCATAAAAGCATATAAAGAAGAAGGAATTGAGATATGGGCTGTGACAGTTCAAAATGAGCCGATGGCAACTCAAGTGTGGGAGTCGTGCATATACACAGCTGAAGAAGAAAGAGATTTTGTGAAGGATTACTTAGGACCAACTCTTGAAGAAGAAGGGCTGTCCCATATAAAAATACTTATATGGGACCACAACAAAGATATCATATATGACAGGGTAAAAACAATTTTGAGTGACAAAGAAGCTGCTAAGTATGTATGGGGAGTTGCATTCCACTGGTATGGAGGAGACCATTTTGACCAGCTCAAAAAAATAAAAGAAGAGTTTCCTGATGTCAATTTGGTGTTTACCGAAGGTTGTCAGGAAGGTGGAGTAAAGCTTGGTTCTTGGGAGCTTGGTGAAAGGTATGCTCATGAGATAATTGGTGATTTTAACAGCTACACGATTGGATTTATGGATTGGAATATTGTTCTTGACACAATGGGTGGACCTAATCATGTAGGGAACTTTTGCGACGCTCCGATAATAGTTGATAAAGACCAGAAAAAGATTCACTATCAAAATGCATATTATTATATAGGGCATTTTTCTAAATTCATAAGGCCGGGAGCTAAAGTAGTCAAAAGTAGCTGTAGTAGTTCAAAACTTGAAGTTTTGGCAGCGAAGAACCAGGACGATACTTTAGCAGTGGTTGTCTTTAATAAAAACCCAGAGGAAATAGAGTTTAGTATGGTTATTGGAGAGAAAATATTCTGTGGAAAGTCTCCAGCAAGGTCTATATTGACCATTGTTCTGGAAAAGTAA
- the uidA gene encoding beta-glucuronidase, with amino-acid sequence MLYPRETKSREIKDLSGIWKFKLDKENKGYEEKWYLEPLKETIPMPVPASYNDITQDPEIRDHIGDVWYERNFWVSSAWVNKRIVLRVGSATHKAKVFVNGKEVIEHKGGFLPFEVEISKYINFDVENRVTILVNNVLDWTCLPPGFIKNYNDPFHPSGYRTQEYLFDFLNYAGIHRPVILYTTPKTYISDITVITEIQDKKGIINYEVKVEGQECDKKEVRVTVVDKEGKKVAENIGKSGILEISDAQFWEPDNPYLYALKVETIEDGVVEDLYTLPVGIRTVKVEGNKLLLNNKPIYLKGFGKHEDADIRGKGYDPVIAVKDFNLLKWIGANSFRTSHYPYAEEILNLADEQGILIIDEAPAVGMNFFNKNEKVFCKDRVNEETLKHHIQVIRELITRDKNHPCVIMWSVANEAATYEEEAYEYFKKVVDEVKKLDSTRPVTIVESSFPDETKVGNLVDVICVNRYYSWYTDCGKLDLIEFQLEKELKRWYELFKKPIIVSEYGADTIAGFHSDPPVMFSEEYQCEMLERFHRVFDRLDFVVGEHIWNFADFATKQAVHRVMGNRKGVFTRQRQPKAAAFLLKKRWCEKK; translated from the coding sequence ATGTTGTATCCACGAGAGACAAAAAGCAGAGAAATAAAAGACCTCAGTGGAATATGGAAATTTAAACTGGACAAAGAGAATAAAGGATATGAAGAAAAATGGTATTTGGAGCCTTTAAAAGAGACAATTCCAATGCCGGTGCCCGCAAGTTACAACGACATTACCCAAGACCCTGAGATAAGAGATCACATAGGAGATGTGTGGTACGAAAGAAATTTCTGGGTATCTTCGGCTTGGGTGAATAAACGAATTGTCCTTCGAGTTGGAAGTGCCACGCATAAAGCAAAGGTGTTTGTCAATGGGAAAGAGGTGATAGAGCATAAAGGCGGATTTTTGCCGTTTGAGGTTGAAATAAGTAAGTATATAAACTTTGATGTCGAAAATAGGGTGACCATTTTAGTGAATAATGTCTTGGACTGGACCTGTTTGCCGCCAGGTTTCATAAAAAACTACAATGACCCCTTTCATCCTTCTGGATATAGGACCCAAGAATATCTATTTGATTTTCTCAACTATGCAGGAATTCATAGACCAGTGATTCTTTACACAACTCCCAAGACATATATTTCTGATATAACAGTAATTACTGAAATACAAGATAAAAAAGGCATTATTAATTATGAAGTTAAAGTAGAAGGACAAGAGTGCGATAAGAAAGAAGTGAGGGTGACAGTTGTTGATAAGGAAGGGAAGAAAGTTGCAGAGAATATAGGGAAAAGCGGGATACTTGAAATTTCTGATGCGCAATTTTGGGAACCTGACAATCCGTACCTTTATGCATTGAAAGTTGAAACCATTGAAGATGGTGTGGTTGAAGACCTCTATACTCTTCCAGTAGGAATTAGGACTGTAAAGGTTGAGGGCAATAAACTTTTACTCAACAACAAACCAATTTACCTAAAAGGCTTTGGCAAGCATGAAGATGCTGATATAAGAGGAAAAGGATATGATCCTGTAATAGCCGTAAAAGATTTTAATCTGCTGAAATGGATAGGAGCTAACTCATTCAGAACTTCGCATTATCCATATGCAGAGGAGATTTTGAATTTGGCAGACGAGCAAGGTATTTTAATAATAGATGAAGCACCAGCTGTTGGTATGAACTTTTTCAACAAAAATGAGAAAGTGTTCTGCAAAGACAGGGTAAACGAAGAAACTCTAAAACATCATATTCAAGTAATAAGGGAGCTTATAACAAGGGATAAAAATCATCCATGTGTAATAATGTGGAGCGTGGCAAATGAGGCAGCAACATACGAAGAAGAGGCATATGAATATTTCAAAAAAGTAGTAGATGAGGTCAAAAAACTTGATAGTACAAGACCTGTAACGATAGTTGAATCTTCATTTCCTGATGAGACAAAAGTGGGCAATTTAGTTGACGTCATATGTGTAAACAGATACTACTCATGGTATACAGATTGTGGGAAACTTGACTTGATAGAATTTCAATTGGAGAAAGAATTAAAACGTTGGTATGAACTATTCAAAAAACCGATTATTGTTTCAGAATATGGAGCCGATACTATAGCGGGATTTCATAGCGACCCACCTGTCATGTTTTCTGAAGAGTATCAATGCGAGATGTTAGAAAGATTTCACAGAGTTTTTGATAGATTAGATTTTGTAGTAGGCGAGCATATTTGGAATTTTGCAGACTTTGCAACAAAGCAGGCTGTTCACAGAGTAATGGGCAACAGGAAAGGTGTATTTACAAGACAAAGACAGCCCAAAGCTGCAGCTTTCTTGCTAAAGAAAAGATGGTGTGAGAAAAAATAA